Proteins encoded by one window of Lepisosteus oculatus isolate fLepOcu1 chromosome 18, fLepOcu1.hap2, whole genome shotgun sequence:
- the LOC102698519 gene encoding zinc finger protein GLI4-like: protein MSDTAAAFHTQLASVLEILVRAAVCEITELVRGSFADFEVQIARIKEENDTLRWRLQLWQSAAAVGQAGEVVCRRPVAGTDDRSVGAAGDRDTASVAAEEDMADLYPAGFMDGVADQRAETIKQEAADLEESLLLKEEDLEEESDSGDPEGGLLTSGKSPGDDAGRAPAEQPGCEGLWVPSLRQDPHPVPPESEKEWLGPRSEEEIGEPRSACVGEPGTGNVTQRLNALGYGHGLEGASSHTGLQPQRCSPAGTVVTTGQDQEVLKEQGIGFWSDHGEPQPLRSNPSGPGERIPQPCSGAPGAHPEPDPVRIKEETEPQGGGGLEPDQNQQIGPLGFLGRTGGRGEPIAGESCLECGTCRGGPPGVPGPQRRAEAGSGAGPFPCALCGKLFGQLSRLRTHQQIHGVTRSFRTAPAPPAAPARPNICPQCGKGFLHPDSLKTHLRVHTGERPHPCGLCGKAFGHLRNLKRHLRIHTGERPYGCPYCGKRFNQSNSLKTHQRIHTGERPYGCAQCGTRFMRLVCLKKHHAAHLRDRAPGGPVGAPPLRPYPVQA from the exons ATGTCGGATACCGCCGCAGCGTTTCACACCCAGCTGGCCTCCGTCCTGGAGATCCTCGTCCGGGCCGCCGTGTGCGAGATAACCGAGCTCGTCCGGGGCAGTTTCGCCGACTTCGAGGTCCAGATCGCGCGAATCAAGGAGGAAAACGACACCCTGAGGTGGCGCCTGCAGCTGTGGCAGAGCGCGGCGGCGGTGGGGCAGGCGGGGGAGGTTGTCTGCCGGCGCCCCGTTGCCG GCACGGACGACAGGAGCGTGGGGGCTGCTGGGGATAGAGACACCGCCTCCGTTGCAGCTGAAGAGGACATGGCTGATCTCTATCCTGCTGGTTTCATGGATGGGGTTGCCGACCAGCGTGCCGAGACCATTAAACAGGAG GCTGCAGATCTGGAAGAGTCTCTCCTTCTCAAAGAAGAGGACCTGGAAGAGGAGTCCGACAGCGGCGATCCTGAAGGAGGGCTGTTGACTTCTGGCAAAA GCCCCGGTGACGACGCTGGACGGGCCCCAGCCGAGCAGCCGGGCTGCGAGGGGCTGTGGGTCCCCAGTCTGAGGCAGGATCCCCACCCTGTGCCGCCGGAGAGCGAGAAGGAGTGGCTGGGGCCCCGGAGTGAGGAGGAGATCGGTGAACCGCGGTCCGCGTGCGTCGGAGAACCAGGAACCGGGAATGTGACCCAGAGACTCAACGCGCTGGGATATGGGCACGGTCTAGAGGGGGCTAGCAGCCACACTGGTCTCCAACCACAGCGTTGCAGCCCAGCAGGAACTGTGGTGACCACAGGGCAGGACCAAGAGGTACTGAAGGAGCAGGGCATCGGGTTTTGGTCGGATCACGGCGAGCCACAGCCCCTCCGTTCGAACCCCAGCGGGCCCGGCGAGAGAATCCCGCAGCCCTGCTCCGGGGCCCCCGGTGCGCATCCAGAGCCGGATCCTGTCCGCATCAAAGAGGAGACCGAGCCCCAGGGTGGCGGCGGCCTGGAGCCGGATCAGAACCAGCAGATCGGGCCGTTGGGGTTTCTGGGCCGGACGGGAGGGAGAGGGGAACCGATCGCCGGGGAGTCCTGCCTGGAATGCGGGACCTGCCGGGGGGGCCCGCCGGGGGTCCCGGGGCCCCAGCGGCGGGCCGAAGCCGGATCCGGGGCCGGCCCGTTCCCCTGCGCCCTGTGCGGGAAGCTCTTCGGCCAGCTCAGCCGCCTGCGGACCCACCAGCAGATCCACGGCGTCACCAGGAGCTTCCGGAccgcccccgcccccccggCCGCCCCCGCCAGGCCCAACATCTGCCCCCAGTGCGGCAAGGGCTTCCTGCACCCGGACAGCCTGAAGACCCACCTGCGGGTGCACACGGGCGAGCGCCCCCACCCCTGCGGCCTGTGCGGCAAGGCCTTCGGCCACCTGCGCAACCTGAAGCGCCACCTGCGCATCCACACGGGCGAGCGGCCCTACGGCTGCCCCTACTGCGGCAAGCGCTTCAACCAGTCCAACAGCCTGAAGACCCACCAGCGCATCCACACGGGCGAGCGGCCCTACGGCTGCGCCCAGTGCGGCACGCGCTTCATGCGCCTGGTGTGCCTGAAGAAGCACCACGCCGCGCACCTGCGCGACCGGGCCCCCGGGGGGCCGGTAGGGGCCCCCCCCCTCCGCCCCTATCCGGTTCAAGCCTAG